Proteins from one Geomonas agri genomic window:
- a CDS encoding 4Fe-4S dicluster domain-containing protein gives MNAKANKNQVTSIEPAYYQAITEAIRKEAVQILKDETVVGVVGYLPGRRKGTASPALVTTVEEAEKLIFSPACVNNLSVYLTKAKKGVLKQGKVGIVAKGCDMRALAGLMTESQLQREDLFIIGVVCPGVYGFGVERTGTVTEANIARKCRECTVHMPEGADVAAGTHAELADLTPEEAEEMARIEAMPQAERWAFWKEHFSRCIRCMACRQVCPFCYCEQCLCDKNRPQAVESSPRPAGNMAWHLVRAMHLAGRCGGCAECERVCPMDIPLNLLNRRMAQELKELYDFEAGLTPVEKGPLNEYKENDDQSFIK, from the coding sequence ATGAACGCTAAAGCAAACAAGAACCAGGTGACCAGCATAGAACCGGCCTACTACCAGGCGATCACCGAGGCTATCCGCAAGGAAGCGGTGCAGATCCTGAAGGACGAGACGGTGGTCGGCGTGGTCGGCTACCTCCCCGGCCGCCGCAAAGGAACCGCCAGCCCCGCCCTGGTCACCACGGTGGAAGAGGCCGAAAAGCTCATCTTCTCGCCCGCATGCGTCAACAACCTTTCGGTCTACCTCACCAAGGCCAAGAAAGGGGTGCTGAAGCAGGGCAAGGTCGGCATCGTCGCCAAGGGGTGCGACATGCGCGCTCTGGCCGGGTTGATGACGGAGTCGCAGCTCCAGCGCGAAGACCTCTTCATCATCGGCGTGGTCTGTCCTGGCGTGTACGGCTTCGGCGTCGAGCGGACCGGAACGGTGACCGAGGCGAACATCGCCCGCAAGTGCCGCGAGTGCACGGTGCACATGCCGGAGGGAGCGGACGTCGCCGCCGGCACCCACGCCGAGCTCGCCGACCTGACGCCGGAAGAGGCGGAGGAGATGGCCCGCATCGAGGCAATGCCGCAAGCGGAGCGCTGGGCTTTCTGGAAGGAACATTTCTCGCGCTGTATCCGCTGCATGGCCTGCCGCCAGGTTTGCCCTTTCTGCTACTGCGAACAGTGCCTGTGCGACAAGAACCGCCCGCAGGCGGTGGAGAGCTCGCCGCGTCCTGCCGGCAACATGGCTTGGCACCTGGTGCGCGCCATGCACCTCGCCGGGCGTTGCGGGGGCTGTGCTGAGTGCGAGCGGGTCTGCCCGATGGACATCCCGCTGAACCTCTTGAACCGCCGCATGGCCCAGGAGCTGAAAGAACTCTACGACTTCGAGGCTGGTCTGACCCCGGTGGAAAAGGGACCGCTCAACGAGTACAAGGAAAACGACGACCAGTCGTTCATCAAGTAG
- a CDS encoding FAD/NAD(P)-binding protein: MCKSDNIYLPNLATIEAIVDETPDVRTLRLVFQDEQVRENFSFRAGQFAEYSSFGFGESTFCIASAPTRKGYIECCFRSVGRVTESLRRLEVGDTVGVRGPYGNSFPIEEFYGKSLVFIAGGIALPPLRTVIWNCLDLRDKFKDITIVYGARSEADLVYKHELKEWQERGDVRLVKCVDPGGAGPDFDGKVGFVPTVLEEAAPSAENTIALVCGPPIMIKFTLPVLERLGFTDDNIYTTLENRMKCGVGKCGRCNVGNVYVCKDGPVFTARQVKAMSQEF; encoded by the coding sequence ATGTGCAAATCGGATAACATCTACCTCCCCAACCTCGCCACCATAGAAGCCATCGTCGACGAGACGCCGGACGTCAGGACCCTGCGCCTGGTATTCCAGGACGAGCAGGTCCGGGAGAACTTCAGCTTCCGCGCCGGCCAGTTCGCCGAATACTCCTCCTTCGGCTTCGGCGAATCGACCTTCTGTATCGCCTCGGCACCGACCCGCAAGGGGTACATCGAGTGCTGCTTCAGGAGCGTCGGCCGCGTGACCGAGTCCTTGAGAAGGCTCGAGGTCGGCGACACCGTCGGCGTGCGCGGCCCCTACGGCAATTCCTTCCCGATCGAGGAGTTCTACGGCAAGAGCCTGGTCTTCATCGCGGGAGGCATCGCCCTGCCGCCGCTTAGGACAGTGATCTGGAACTGCCTCGACCTGCGCGACAAGTTCAAGGACATCACCATCGTCTACGGCGCCCGCTCCGAGGCGGACCTGGTCTACAAGCACGAGTTGAAGGAATGGCAGGAGCGCGGCGACGTGCGCCTGGTGAAGTGCGTGGACCCCGGCGGTGCCGGTCCGGATTTCGACGGCAAGGTCGGTTTCGTCCCGACCGTGCTGGAGGAAGCCGCACCGAGCGCCGAGAACACCATCGCGCTGGTCTGCGGGCCGCCGATCATGATCAAGTTCACCCTCCCGGTCCTGGAGCGTCTCGGTTTCACCGACGACAACATCTACACGACCCTGGAGAACCGGATGAAGTGCGGCGTCGGCAAGTGCGGCCGCTGCAACGTAGGCAACGTCTATGTCTGCAAGGACGGCCCCGTCTTCACCGCACGCCAGGTGAAGGCAATGTCGCAGGAGTTCTAA
- a CDS encoding 4Fe-4S dicluster domain-containing protein — translation MPQIITEQNLRNLIDLLVKEAKLVVGPKLSGSVVLYEPLTAGSDLTLDALPRRSSKELFFPICEDILSYKRENGAMKVNDVDRSKFPETVLIGAPPCDAGSPAILDAVMSWDYKDEFYLERRRKSTIVGIACTKGDDACFCRAVGLAPDAEAGSDLFLTPLKDGSYACKAVTEKGQALVAAHKNLFAEGAGAEPVAFVDQAVEKLDLVKIKKWLEDHFEDPLWEKIADICVGCGACAFICPACHCFDINDEGSTDDGVRRKHWDACGFAKFTNHASGHNPRDVQNKRYRNRIMHKFKYYDDKFGKTLCTGCGRCIRACPVGIDIAEILETINTKHD, via the coding sequence ATGCCGCAGATCATTACGGAACAGAACCTTCGCAATCTGATCGACCTCCTGGTCAAGGAAGCCAAACTCGTAGTGGGCCCGAAGCTGTCAGGATCGGTGGTGCTCTACGAACCGCTGACGGCGGGCTCGGACCTCACCCTCGACGCGCTGCCGCGCCGCTCCTCCAAGGAGCTGTTCTTCCCGATCTGCGAGGACATCCTTTCCTACAAGCGGGAAAACGGCGCCATGAAAGTGAACGACGTGGACCGCTCCAAGTTTCCGGAGACGGTGCTGATCGGCGCGCCCCCCTGTGATGCGGGCTCTCCCGCCATCCTCGATGCGGTGATGTCCTGGGACTACAAGGACGAGTTCTACCTGGAACGCCGCCGCAAGAGCACCATCGTCGGAATCGCCTGCACCAAGGGCGATGACGCCTGCTTCTGCCGCGCCGTAGGCCTCGCCCCGGACGCTGAGGCGGGAAGCGACCTGTTCCTGACCCCGCTCAAGGACGGCTCCTACGCCTGCAAAGCGGTGACGGAAAAGGGGCAGGCGCTGGTGGCTGCGCACAAAAACCTCTTCGCGGAGGGGGCGGGCGCCGAGCCGGTAGCCTTCGTCGACCAGGCGGTCGAGAAGCTCGACCTGGTCAAGATCAAGAAGTGGCTGGAAGACCACTTCGAGGACCCGCTTTGGGAGAAGATCGCCGATATCTGCGTCGGCTGCGGCGCCTGTGCCTTCATCTGCCCGGCCTGCCACTGTTTCGACATCAACGACGAGGGGAGCACGGACGACGGCGTCAGGCGCAAGCACTGGGACGCCTGCGGCTTCGCCAAGTTCACCAACCACGCTTCCGGTCATAACCCACGCGACGTGCAGAACAAGCGCTACAGAAACCGGATCATGCACAAGTTCAAGTACTACGACGACAAGTTCGGCAAGACCCTCTGCACCGGATGCGGTCGCTGCATCCGCGCCTGCCCGGTCGGCATCGACATCGCCGAGATCCTCGAGACTATCAACACAAAGCACGACTAA
- a CDS encoding DMT family transporter, with the protein MPYLLLTLSALIWSGNFVISRAMNNVIPPAGFVFWRWVVALIVLLPVVLPRLREQWPIVRANLPLVGISGLFGVTLFNFLIYTAMHWTTAINAALVNSAIPIFIIMFARIFYGQRVMLRQHAGIALSLIGVAAIILRGDPTRILTLSFNRGDLLVLLAAIAWGLYSVAIKRYPQGLNPFVFLFSMTVCGLVLLIPFYGYEISQGHLMTWNLPTILSVLYVGVLASVVAFTAWNHGLRVVGPHVGGQFVHLMPAFSTIMAVAFLGERLQSFHVAGIVLIFAGIICATYKVKA; encoded by the coding sequence ATGCCGTACCTCCTCCTTACCCTGAGCGCCCTGATCTGGTCCGGGAACTTCGTGATCAGTCGGGCCATGAACAACGTGATCCCCCCCGCCGGCTTCGTCTTCTGGCGCTGGGTGGTGGCGCTTATCGTGCTCCTCCCGGTGGTGCTGCCGCGCCTGCGCGAGCAGTGGCCCATCGTGCGCGCCAACCTACCGCTGGTCGGGATCTCCGGCCTCTTCGGCGTCACCCTGTTTAACTTCCTGATCTACACGGCGATGCACTGGACCACGGCCATCAACGCAGCCCTGGTCAACTCGGCCATCCCCATCTTCATCATCATGTTCGCCCGGATCTTTTACGGGCAGCGGGTCATGCTGCGCCAGCACGCGGGCATCGCGCTATCACTCATAGGCGTTGCCGCCATCATCCTTCGCGGTGACCCGACGCGCATCCTCACGCTCAGCTTTAACCGTGGGGACCTGCTGGTGCTCCTCGCCGCCATCGCCTGGGGCCTCTACTCCGTAGCCATCAAGCGCTACCCTCAGGGGCTGAATCCGTTCGTGTTCCTCTTCTCCATGACGGTGTGCGGCCTTGTGCTTTTGATCCCGTTCTACGGCTACGAGATCTCCCAGGGGCACCTGATGACCTGGAACCTCCCCACCATCCTCAGCGTCCTGTACGTCGGCGTCCTCGCCTCCGTGGTCGCCTTTACCGCCTGGAACCACGGTCTGCGCGTGGTCGGCCCGCACGTCGGGGGGCAGTTCGTGCACCTGATGCCCGCCTTCAGCACCATCATGGCGGTCGCCTTCCTGGGCGAGCGGCTGCAGTCCTTCCACGTTGCTGGCATCGTCCTCATCTTCGCCGGGATCATCTGCGCGACGTATAAAGTAAAGGCCTAG
- a CDS encoding sulfide/dihydroorotate dehydrogenase-like FAD/NAD-binding protein: MFEVVSNEILAENLHKMVLVAPRIAKARKAGQFVMVRLDQGEERIPLTIGDADPTAGTITLFIQAIGASTRKIVATPAGGFIRDVAGPLGKETHITNWGRVACVGGGVGTAVLFPLVKALAEAGNEITTIIGGRSERYVILADELGALSKNLLITTEDGSLGYKGFVTGPLSEMIADPARAPQAVFAVGPVPMMKAVSNLTREPGIETIVSLNPIMIDGTGMCGGCRVQVGTETKFACVDGPEFDAHLVDFDGLSDRLTSYRKEEAHAAECCKLAKEVAK, from the coding sequence ATGTTCGAAGTTGTAAGCAACGAGATTCTCGCGGAAAACCTCCACAAGATGGTGTTGGTCGCTCCCCGGATCGCCAAGGCCAGGAAGGCGGGACAGTTCGTCATGGTCAGGCTGGATCAAGGCGAAGAACGGATCCCGCTGACCATCGGCGACGCAGACCCGACCGCCGGGACCATCACCCTGTTCATACAGGCCATCGGCGCCTCGACTCGAAAGATCGTCGCCACCCCGGCCGGCGGCTTCATTCGTGACGTGGCCGGCCCCCTGGGCAAGGAGACCCACATCACCAACTGGGGCCGGGTCGCCTGTGTCGGGGGGGGCGTCGGCACGGCCGTTCTGTTCCCGCTGGTGAAGGCGCTTGCCGAAGCCGGCAACGAGATCACCACCATCATCGGCGGGCGCTCGGAGCGCTACGTCATCCTGGCGGACGAGCTGGGTGCACTCTCCAAGAACCTCTTGATCACCACCGAGGACGGCAGCCTGGGCTACAAGGGCTTCGTCACCGGTCCCCTTTCCGAGATGATCGCCGATCCAGCCCGCGCGCCGCAGGCGGTCTTCGCCGTGGGCCCGGTGCCCATGATGAAGGCGGTGTCCAACCTGACTCGGGAGCCGGGCATCGAGACTATCGTGAGTCTCAACCCGATCATGATCGACGGCACCGGGATGTGCGGCGGCTGCCGGGTCCAGGTCGGCACCGAGACCAAGTTCGCCTGCGTGGACGGTCCGGAGTTCGACGCGCACCTGGTGGACTTCGACGGCCTTTCCGATCGCCTCACCAGCTATCGCAAGGAAGAGGCGCACGCGGCCGAGTGCTGCAAACTGGCTAAGGAGGTAGCAAAGTGA
- a CDS encoding cytochrome-c peroxidase, whose protein sequence is MKRILLSLLVPLCLSLCLSAYAADDLMSRANKLFKPIPTKAPSLKGNPATAAKLELGAKLFFDPRLSSSQLISCNTCHNVGLAGADLQETSTGHGWQKGPRNSPTVFNAVFDAAQFWDGRAKDLQTQAKGPVQAAVEMNSNPELVVKTLKSIPGYAPLFKAAFPRATDPITFDNMAKAIEIFEATLLTPNSPFDRFLKGDAAALNAKEKRGLRIFMDKGCAPCHAGTNVGGANYYPFGVRETPTTEIRPAGDTGRFMVTNTESDRYVFKAPSLRNVAVTQPYFHSGKVWTLHDAVTVMGSAQLGVKLKDGEVADTVAFLKTLTGRQPRLSYPLLPAGSDETPHPQLK, encoded by the coding sequence ATGAAAAGGATACTTTTGTCGCTGTTAGTGCCGCTCTGCCTCAGTCTCTGCCTGTCAGCATACGCTGCGGATGACCTGATGTCGCGCGCCAACAAGTTGTTCAAGCCGATCCCGACCAAGGCCCCATCTCTCAAGGGGAATCCCGCCACTGCAGCCAAGCTCGAACTGGGCGCCAAGCTGTTTTTCGATCCCCGGCTTTCCTCGTCGCAACTGATCAGCTGCAACACCTGCCACAACGTCGGATTGGCCGGAGCCGACCTCCAGGAAACATCGACGGGACATGGCTGGCAGAAAGGGCCGCGCAACTCCCCCACCGTCTTCAACGCCGTGTTCGACGCGGCGCAATTCTGGGACGGCCGTGCCAAGGACCTGCAAACCCAGGCCAAGGGGCCGGTGCAGGCAGCGGTAGAGATGAACAGCAACCCGGAACTGGTGGTGAAGACCCTGAAAAGCATTCCGGGCTACGCGCCGCTGTTCAAGGCCGCCTTCCCCCGGGCCACCGACCCCATTACTTTCGACAATATGGCCAAAGCCATCGAGATCTTCGAGGCGACCTTGCTCACCCCGAACTCGCCGTTTGACCGATTCCTCAAGGGTGACGCGGCCGCCCTCAACGCCAAAGAAAAACGGGGGCTGCGTATCTTCATGGACAAGGGGTGCGCCCCGTGCCATGCCGGTACCAACGTAGGCGGCGCCAACTACTACCCCTTCGGCGTCAGGGAGACCCCGACTACCGAAATCCGCCCCGCCGGTGATACCGGCCGCTTCATGGTCACCAATACCGAAAGTGACCGCTACGTCTTCAAGGCCCCTTCGCTGCGCAACGTTGCCGTAACCCAGCCCTATTTCCATTCGGGGAAGGTCTGGACGCTCCACGATGCAGTTACGGTTATGGGTTCGGCTCAACTGGGGGTGAAGCTGAAGGACGGCGAAGTGGCAGATACGGTGGCTTTTCTGAAGACGTTGACCGGCAGGCAACCGAGGCTTTCCTACCCGCTGCTGCCCGCCGGTTCCGATGAGACACCCCACCCTCAGCTCAAGTAA
- a CDS encoding hydrogenase iron-sulfur subunit has translation MHAEHIKHDFEPKIVAFVCTWCTYAGADLAGTSRMQYPSNVRVLKFPCTGRIDPVFILRAFQKGADGVLVSGCHPGDCHYMAGNFHARRRFAAFRALLNFVGVDLNRLQFSWVSAAEGGKWVDVVTELTERVRTMGPMPEFKELEHEEQWSTFAGTSVDKSTVLNSPELKEAYDSIG, from the coding sequence ATGCACGCTGAACACATCAAGCATGACTTTGAACCAAAGATTGTCGCCTTCGTCTGTACCTGGTGCACCTACGCGGGGGCGGACCTCGCGGGGACCAGCAGGATGCAGTACCCGTCCAACGTTCGGGTGCTCAAGTTCCCCTGCACGGGAAGGATCGACCCGGTCTTCATCCTGCGCGCCTTTCAGAAAGGGGCGGACGGGGTGCTGGTGTCGGGGTGCCATCCCGGCGACTGCCACTACATGGCCGGCAACTTCCACGCCCGGCGCCGCTTCGCCGCCTTCCGCGCGCTGCTCAACTTCGTCGGGGTCGACCTGAACCGGCTCCAGTTCTCCTGGGTCTCCGCGGCCGAGGGTGGCAAGTGGGTCGACGTGGTGACCGAGCTGACCGAACGGGTACGCACCATGGGCCCGATGCCCGAATTCAAGGAACTCGAGCACGAGGAGCAGTGGTCCACCTTCGCCGGGACTTCGGTGGACAAGTCCACGGTTCTCAATTCGCCGGAGCTGAAAGAGGCGTACGACAGTATAGGCTAG
- a CDS encoding CoB--CoM heterodisulfide reductase iron-sulfur subunit B family protein, whose protein sequence is MTPGKKRLSYSYYPGCSLHASGREYDISTRALFKALNVGLKEVPDWFCCGATPAHNVDELLSLSLCAKNLSLAEEVEGDLAVACAACFSRLKTTQHHLKEDDSKRKQVEVAIDGPAALNKPVKHIMEILAREYGLAKLEESVKKPLLGLKVAPYYGCLLTRPPEVPELDDCEDPSIMEDLLRALGAEPVKWSHRMECCGANFTLSRPGVVLKLSNAILESARIAGADCIMVACPLCHGNLDIRQKEIKEAYGAPDSTLFGNIFGSELHGGSAPDQRDLPIFYVTQLAALAMGVASESLGFESVITDPKPLLRDKQLL, encoded by the coding sequence GTGACACCTGGCAAGAAACGTCTTAGTTATTCCTATTACCCGGGGTGCTCGCTGCACGCTTCCGGGCGCGAATACGATATCTCCACCCGGGCGCTGTTCAAGGCGCTCAACGTGGGGCTAAAAGAAGTGCCGGACTGGTTCTGCTGCGGCGCCACCCCCGCCCACAACGTGGACGAGCTCCTGTCGTTGTCGCTCTGCGCCAAGAACCTCTCACTGGCCGAAGAGGTCGAGGGGGACCTGGCCGTCGCCTGCGCCGCCTGCTTCTCGCGTCTGAAGACCACCCAGCACCACTTGAAAGAGGACGACAGCAAGAGAAAGCAGGTCGAAGTCGCCATCGACGGCCCGGCCGCCCTCAACAAGCCGGTCAAGCACATCATGGAGATACTCGCCCGCGAGTACGGCCTGGCCAAGCTCGAAGAAAGCGTCAAGAAGCCGCTTTTGGGGCTCAAGGTCGCCCCTTACTACGGCTGCCTCTTGACCCGTCCGCCTGAGGTGCCGGAACTGGACGATTGCGAAGATCCGAGCATCATGGAGGACCTCCTGCGCGCGCTGGGGGCAGAGCCGGTCAAGTGGAGCCACCGCATGGAATGCTGCGGCGCGAACTTTACCCTGTCCCGCCCCGGCGTGGTACTCAAGCTCTCCAACGCCATCCTCGAATCCGCGCGCATCGCCGGCGCGGACTGCATCATGGTGGCTTGCCCCTTGTGCCACGGCAACCTGGACATCCGCCAGAAGGAGATCAAGGAAGCCTACGGCGCTCCCGACTCCACCCTGTTCGGCAACATCTTCGGCTCCGAGCTGCACGGTGGCAGTGCCCCCGACCAGCGTGACCTCCCCATCTTCTACGTCACCCAGCTCGCGGCGCTCGCCATGGGCGTGGCCTCGGAGAGCCTCGGTTTCGAGAGCGTCATCACCGACCCGAAACCGCTGTTGAGAGATAAACAGCTGCTCTAG
- a CDS encoding CoB--CoM heterodisulfide reductase iron-sulfur subunit A family protein has product MSRIGVFVCHCGENISRTVDVEQVAKAAGEIPGVAYSCDYKYMCSDPGQTLLKKAVAEHKLDGVLVAACSPRMHEKTFRKAAEAAGLNPYLCEMANIREHCSWVHEDRDMATAKAKDIVKLMVERVRKGKSLAPITVPVTKRALVIGGGIAGIQAALDVADAGHQVVLVERDPSIGGHMAQLSETFPTLDCSQCIMTPKMVDVANHPNITLYTYSEIEKVDGYIGNFQVTVKHKARSVDESKCTGCGVCMTKCPKKKIPNEFDQGHGMRPAIYVPFPQAVPNTPVIDRENCTMFQSGKCGVCAKVCGPGAVDYEQKDTLTVEDVGAIVVATGFKLYTIDRKPEGSPIQGYGEFGYGTIPDIIDGMTFERLASASGPTGGKILRPSDGKEPKQVVFIQCVGSRAREKGISYCSKVCCMYTAKHTMLYHHKVHDGQAYVFFMDARTPGKGYDEFWRRAVEEEEAVYIRGMVSRMYQRGDKIVVMGSDIQVGTQVEIEADLVVLATAVQPQDGADLLAQKLGISYDKYNFYSEAHAKLKPVECATAGIYLAGACQGPKDIPDTVSQASAAAAKVMTLFAKDKLERDPVVAKVNEKYCVGCFACKKVCAYGAIEEKEIRDRQGNLVKKVAYVNPGVCGGCGTCQATCPSKSIELDGYTDEQIMAMIEAL; this is encoded by the coding sequence ATGTCCAGAATCGGCGTTTTTGTGTGCCACTGCGGCGAGAACATCTCCCGCACGGTGGATGTGGAGCAGGTCGCGAAGGCTGCGGGGGAGATCCCCGGTGTAGCCTATTCCTGCGATTACAAGTACATGTGCTCGGATCCGGGCCAGACCCTGCTGAAGAAGGCAGTGGCAGAGCACAAGCTGGACGGTGTGCTGGTGGCGGCCTGTAGCCCGCGCATGCACGAGAAGACCTTCCGCAAGGCGGCCGAGGCGGCCGGGCTCAACCCGTACCTGTGCGAGATGGCCAACATCCGCGAGCACTGTTCCTGGGTCCACGAGGACCGGGATATGGCGACTGCGAAGGCGAAGGATATCGTGAAGCTCATGGTGGAGCGGGTCCGGAAAGGCAAATCCCTCGCCCCCATCACCGTTCCGGTCACCAAGCGCGCGCTGGTCATCGGCGGCGGCATCGCCGGGATCCAGGCGGCGCTTGACGTCGCGGACGCCGGCCACCAGGTGGTGCTGGTGGAGCGCGATCCGTCCATCGGCGGCCACATGGCCCAGCTCTCCGAGACCTTCCCGACGCTCGACTGCTCGCAGTGCATCATGACTCCGAAGATGGTCGACGTGGCGAACCACCCGAACATCACCCTGTACACCTATTCCGAGATTGAGAAGGTCGATGGCTACATCGGCAACTTCCAGGTGACCGTGAAGCACAAGGCGCGCTCGGTGGACGAGTCCAAGTGCACCGGCTGCGGCGTCTGCATGACCAAGTGTCCGAAAAAGAAGATCCCCAACGAGTTCGACCAGGGGCACGGCATGCGCCCCGCCATCTACGTCCCCTTCCCGCAGGCGGTCCCCAACACCCCGGTGATCGACCGTGAGAACTGCACCATGTTCCAAAGCGGCAAGTGCGGCGTCTGCGCCAAGGTCTGCGGGCCGGGCGCGGTGGACTACGAGCAGAAAGATACCTTGACCGTTGAGGACGTCGGCGCCATCGTCGTCGCCACCGGTTTCAAGCTCTACACCATTGACAGGAAGCCCGAAGGGAGCCCCATCCAGGGCTACGGCGAGTTCGGCTACGGCACCATCCCCGACATCATCGACGGCATGACCTTCGAGCGTCTTGCCTCCGCCTCCGGCCCGACCGGGGGCAAGATCCTCAGGCCCTCGGACGGCAAGGAGCCCAAGCAGGTGGTCTTTATCCAGTGCGTCGGCTCGCGCGCCAGGGAGAAGGGGATCTCTTACTGCTCCAAGGTCTGCTGCATGTACACCGCGAAGCACACCATGCTCTACCACCACAAGGTGCACGACGGGCAGGCCTACGTCTTCTTCATGGACGCGAGGACCCCGGGCAAGGGGTACGACGAGTTCTGGCGCCGCGCGGTCGAGGAAGAGGAAGCGGTCTACATCAGGGGGATGGTCTCCCGCATGTACCAGCGCGGCGACAAGATCGTGGTGATGGGGAGCGACATCCAGGTCGGCACGCAGGTCGAGATCGAGGCCGATCTCGTGGTGCTCGCGACCGCCGTGCAGCCCCAGGACGGCGCGGACCTTCTGGCCCAGAAACTCGGCATCTCCTACGACAAGTACAACTTCTACTCCGAGGCGCACGCAAAGCTGAAGCCGGTCGAGTGCGCCACTGCCGGGATCTATCTCGCCGGCGCCTGCCAGGGTCCGAAGGACATTCCGGACACGGTGAGCCAGGCTTCCGCCGCGGCCGCCAAGGTGATGACCCTGTTCGCCAAAGACAAGCTGGAGCGCGACCCGGTGGTCGCCAAGGTGAACGAGAAATACTGCGTCGGCTGTTTCGCCTGCAAGAAGGTCTGCGCCTACGGGGCTATCGAGGAGAAGGAGATCCGGGATCGCCAGGGGAACCTGGTGAAGAAGGTTGCCTACGTGAACCCCGGTGTCTGCGGCGGTTGCGGCACCTGCCAGGCTACCTGCCCGTCCAAGTCCATCGAACTCGACGGCTACACCGACGAACAGATCATGGCGATGATAGAGGCGCTTTAA
- the gltA gene encoding NADPH-dependent glutamate synthase, which yields MSNDLSPKERMTIDRVHMPELPADERSTNFEEVNLGLSADQALSEAQRCLQCKTRNCVAGCPVGVSIPEFIDALACDNLPKAAQILRGDNALPAVCGRVCPQETQCEALCVRGKKGDAVAIGYLERYVADWAMLHPDRLLKEAKPEPTGKTVAVVGCGPAGLTAAGELARMGHQVTIFEALHDTGGVLRYGIPEFRLPKEIIDREVAVLADLGVTIECNVIIGKTLTVAELTEDFDAVFIANGAGLPTMLNIPGENLKGVYAANEFLTRVNLMEAGRREDSATPILQRDEVAVIGGGNTAMDCVRTARRLGAKRAMIIYRRGEAEMPARIEEIKHAKEEGVEFIMLTAPLAIIGTEDGWVKALRCQKMELGPADDSGRRRPQPIAGSEFDIPAGIVINAVGTNANPLLTATAPDLKLNKWGNVVADDEGQTSIPGVFAGGDIVRGGATVILAMGDGKRAAAAIDQYLKR from the coding sequence GTGAGCAACGACCTGTCCCCCAAAGAGAGGATGACTATAGACAGGGTTCACATGCCGGAACTGCCGGCGGATGAGCGGAGTACCAATTTCGAGGAGGTGAACCTGGGGCTTTCCGCAGACCAGGCGCTTTCCGAGGCGCAGCGCTGCCTGCAGTGCAAGACCAGGAACTGCGTCGCCGGCTGCCCGGTCGGCGTTTCCATCCCGGAATTCATCGATGCGCTGGCCTGCGATAATCTGCCCAAGGCAGCCCAGATCCTGCGCGGCGACAACGCCCTTCCCGCGGTCTGCGGCAGGGTCTGCCCCCAGGAAACCCAGTGCGAGGCGCTTTGCGTGCGCGGCAAGAAAGGCGACGCGGTGGCCATTGGCTACCTGGAGCGTTACGTGGCCGACTGGGCCATGCTGCACCCGGACCGCCTGCTCAAGGAGGCGAAGCCCGAGCCGACCGGCAAAACCGTGGCCGTGGTCGGTTGCGGCCCCGCCGGACTCACCGCGGCGGGCGAACTGGCCCGCATGGGCCACCAGGTCACCATCTTCGAGGCACTGCATGACACCGGCGGCGTGCTCCGCTACGGCATCCCGGAGTTCCGTCTCCCCAAGGAGATCATCGACCGTGAAGTTGCCGTGCTGGCCGACCTGGGCGTCACCATCGAGTGCAACGTCATCATCGGCAAGACCCTGACCGTCGCCGAGCTGACCGAGGATTTTGATGCCGTCTTCATCGCCAACGGTGCAGGTCTGCCGACCATGCTCAACATTCCGGGCGAGAACCTGAAAGGTGTCTATGCCGCCAACGAATTCCTCACCCGCGTCAACCTGATGGAGGCTGGGCGCAGGGAGGACAGCGCAACGCCGATTCTGCAACGTGACGAGGTCGCCGTCATCGGCGGCGGCAACACCGCCATGGACTGCGTCAGGACCGCACGCAGGCTGGGCGCCAAGCGCGCCATGATCATCTACCGCCGCGGCGAGGCCGAGATGCCGGCTAGGATCGAGGAGATCAAGCACGCCAAGGAGGAAGGGGTCGAATTCATCATGCTGACCGCCCCCCTCGCCATCATCGGCACCGAGGACGGCTGGGTCAAGGCGCTGCGCTGCCAGAAGATGGAGTTGGGGCCGGCCGATGATTCCGGGCGCCGCCGCCCGCAGCCGATCGCCGGGTCGGAGTTTGACATCCCTGCCGGTATCGTGATCAACGCGGTAGGCACCAACGCCAACCCGCTTTTGACCGCCACCGCACCGGACCTCAAGCTGAACAAGTGGGGCAATGTCGTGGCCGACGACGAGGGGCAGACCAGCATCCCCGGCGTCTTCGCCGGCGGCGACATCGTCAGGGGCGGCGCGACCGTCATCCTGGCCATGGGCGACGGCAAGCGTGCCGCGGCCGCCATCGACCAGTACCTTAAGCGCTGA